The Sulfuricurvum sp. IAE1 DNA window CGATACCGATCTCGCCCTGTCCCTGTGCAACTTCGTGGTGTCCGAGAACGACTTCAAGTCCGACCTGCTCAAGCACAAGCATCATCTCGGCGCGGAGGTCTACCATCGTATCGATCGGAGCGACCGGGAAGTATCCCCCTTTGGTGCGTGGGCGGTGGCCTGTGTTGTAACCGTCTTTGAACGATTTACCGTCGTTCCATACACCTTCTTCAGTGTCGACTTCGTAGTACGAGCAGTTCGCTTCGTCACGAATTTTGACGTCGTCGAAGACGAAGAATTCATTTTCAGGACCGAAATACGCGACATCGCCGACACCGGCGTTGGCAAGGTGCTCAAGAGCTTTTTTCGCGATAGAACGTGGGCATTTTTCGTACATCTGGCCTTTGTAGATATCGTAAACGTCACAGAAAACGATAATGGTCGGATCGGCCGTAAACGGATCCATGAACGCCGTCGGCGCATCCGGTTTAAGAATCATATCCGAACGGTTGATCGGCTGCCACGCTTCGATAGACGAACCGTCGAAAGGGAGGCCGTTTTCAAACATACCCGCGTTAACCGCGCTCATGCGGTACGTTACGTGGTGCCATGTCCCTTTCATATCGGTGAAGCGGAAATCGACGAACTGAACGTCGTTTTCTTTACAAAAACTGAAAAACTCGTCTACGCTGTTTACGAATTTACCCATGTATTTCTCCTGAATATTTTTACTTACGGCAGTATAGCAAAAATACCCCGGTTTGAGAGGGAAGAAACTGATTAAAAATTAATCAATTCTCGATCACGCCCCCGGTATAGTGCGCATTTTGTGTACCCGAATCTTCGGGCGACCGCTGCCGCCTCGTCGCTGTAAAGACCTACCTGGTCGGGACGGTGGGCATCCGAACCGAACGTGATCGGAATATCGAGTTCGGCGATTTCGGCCAGCAGCGAAGGAGAAGGATACGATTCGTTGATCGGCTTCCGCCATCCCGCGACGTTGATTTCGACCGCCATGTCGGCTTTTTTGATCGCTTTGAGCGCCTCTTTGGCCAACAGCCGTATGTCGGTTTGGGGAAGAAACTTGAAGACCTTGAGCAAATCAAGATGTCCGACAATGTCGAAACGGCCGCTCTTTGCCATCGCTTCGATCAGGCCGAAATAGCGGCGATAGACCGTATCCAGGTCCATCCCTTCGTAACGGCCGATGAATTCGGGGTTGTCAAAGCCCCAGTCGTCGATAAAATGGACGCTGCCGATCAGGTAATCGCACGGGCGTTCCAGTACCCGATCGTCCATATACCCCGGCAAATAATCGACTTCGTATCCCGCCAAAACGGTAATGCGCCCGCCGTATCGCTCCTGCGCTTCGCGTATCCACGCTTCGTAGCGGTCCATCTCCTCGAAACGCATCCGGTACTCGGGATCGTAATGCATCGGCGCATGGTCGGAAAAACCGAAATATTCGGTTCCGCACGCAATCGCCGTCTCGACGTATTCGTTCACGCTTCCCGTTGCATGATTGCACAAAACCGTATGGTTGTGAAGATCGACTTTCATTACCGTTCATCCGAAAAATTAAAGATTTATCATGCTATTATAGTGCAATTTTTTGTGAGGTTACCGTTATGACGCAAGAAGAACTGGACGCATTAATGAACGGCGATATGGATTTGGACGAAACGTTCGAAGAGAGCGAAACGTCCCAACCCGATGCCGCAGAGAGCGAAGAAGCGCCCTCCGACGAACCCGATCCGCACAGCTACCGCGTATCCGCCCTTCACAGCTGGCCGCCTCCACCGCCGACGGACGACAACAAAATGGTCCATCAGCTCGACGACGTGACCAAAGAGAGC harbors:
- a CDS encoding histidinol-phosphatase, producing the protein MKVDLHNHTVLCNHATGSVNEYVETAIACGTEYFGFSDHAPMHYDPEYRMRFEEMDRYEAWIREAQERYGGRITVLAGYEVDYLPGYMDDRVLERPCDYLIGSVHFIDDWGFDNPEFIGRYEGMDLDTVYRRYFGLIEAMAKSGRFDIVGHLDLLKVFKFLPQTDIRLLAKEALKAIKKADMAVEINVAGWRKPINESYPSPSLLAEIAELDIPITFGSDAHRPDQVGLYSDEAAAVARRFGYTKCALYRGRDRELINF